Proteins from a genomic interval of Psychrobacter urativorans:
- a CDS encoding P2 family phage major capsid protein, which yields MYVLDDITALALQDYKKQVARVNGSENFAAPMTVSPTPEQKMIEAYQEQTDFLARINIQPVKQAHGQKLALGNGRTVASTTDTRSQPRRPTHLGDVEGVDDYLCTQTDYDIAYDYDVIDNWGHLPDFQLRMANLGVKSVAQDKQRIGFNGTHRAKTSNKSLYPKLQDVNIGWLEKIRGYSPERHIDGISIGSTHEFKNIDALVEMAVNELIGEEFQDADDLVVITNRNLVSDKYIGLINQKQAATEQAAANALYQKKQLGTLSVDTPAFFLPNAILITSYDNLSIYQQRGTLRRHLRDEPEWNRTTDYQSVNECYVVQDYRKAVLIENIVVEA from the coding sequence ATGTACGTTTTAGATGATATAACCGCCCTTGCGTTGCAAGATTATAAAAAGCAAGTGGCGCGGGTGAACGGTAGTGAAAACTTTGCCGCCCCAATGACTGTCTCTCCAACACCTGAACAAAAAATGATTGAGGCGTACCAAGAGCAAACCGACTTTTTGGCACGTATCAATATCCAGCCTGTTAAGCAGGCACATGGTCAAAAGCTTGCGCTTGGTAACGGTCGAACTGTTGCCAGCACTACTGACACTCGGAGCCAACCGCGCCGCCCAACACATCTTGGTGACGTAGAAGGCGTTGATGATTACTTATGCACCCAGACTGACTATGACATTGCTTATGACTATGACGTTATTGACAATTGGGGTCATCTACCTGATTTTCAGCTACGTATGGCGAACTTGGGCGTCAAATCAGTCGCGCAGGATAAGCAGCGTATTGGCTTTAACGGCACGCACCGCGCCAAGACGTCTAATAAATCGCTCTATCCAAAGCTACAAGATGTCAATATCGGTTGGCTGGAAAAAATCCGTGGTTATAGCCCAGAACGTCATATTGATGGTATTTCGATTGGTTCTACGCATGAATTTAAGAATATTGATGCGCTGGTGGAAATGGCAGTCAATGAGCTAATCGGTGAAGAGTTTCAGGATGCGGATGATTTGGTCGTGATTACCAATCGCAATCTGGTATCTGATAAATACATCGGTCTAATTAATCAAAAACAAGCCGCCACTGAGCAAGCAGCTGCCAACGCACTTTATCAAAAAAAGCAGCTGGGCACACTATCTGTTGATACCCCCGCGTTTTTCTTACCAAATGCTATCTTAATCACCAGCTATGACAATCTGTCTATCTATCAGCAGCGCGGTACTTTACGCCGTCACTTGCGTGATGAACCTGAATGGAATCGCACTACTGATTATCAGTCAGTGAATGAATGCTATGTGGTACAAGACTATCGCAAAGCCGTTCTTATCGAAAACATCGTCGTGGAGGCTTAA
- a CDS encoding GPO family capsid scaffolding protein encodes MADPVLPGKRVVKRFRVAREGQTVDGRSLSQQQIIDMSETYDPVEYTARINCEHMSGRWSGLNSNYDAGALGDIIKVDHQMETFRQNGVDVQLMCLYATLSVLPDLVEANQKGKKIFTSIEFYPKFADTDRAYLVGLAVTDQPASRGIEPLKFNRNTDALRTDINDQELILMSKNVPAPVIDNTNTTEQPKTVPTDNQNMNTQPESDGFLQKLSTIFASKKSGMSTQEQELVLQSFKTLNDKTDGVVEENTTLKTQLSELKTDFEALKIQLSSEPATNLTNTPPNAGTGGQLTAF; translated from the coding sequence ATGGCTGACCCTGTATTGCCCGGTAAACGAGTCGTCAAACGCTTTCGCGTCGCCCGTGAGGGTCAGACGGTTGACGGTCGTTCGTTGTCCCAACAACAAATTATTGATATGTCCGAGACTTATGACCCTGTTGAATACACGGCACGTATCAACTGCGAGCACATGAGTGGTCGCTGGTCTGGACTCAATAGTAATTACGATGCAGGCGCTTTGGGTGACATCATCAAAGTTGATCATCAGATGGAAACGTTTAGGCAAAATGGCGTTGATGTACAGTTGATGTGCTTGTATGCCACTTTGTCAGTACTGCCTGATTTGGTTGAAGCCAATCAAAAAGGTAAAAAGATTTTTACGTCTATCGAATTCTATCCAAAGTTTGCAGATACAGATCGCGCTTACTTAGTGGGCTTGGCAGTGACTGATCAACCAGCCTCACGTGGTATTGAGCCACTCAAATTTAACCGTAATACAGACGCCTTGCGTACTGACATTAATGACCAAGAGCTTATCCTTATGAGTAAAAATGTCCCAGCGCCAGTGATTGATAACACCAATACCACTGAGCAACCAAAGACAGTACCTACCGACAATCAAAATATGAATACCCAACCTGAAAGTGATGGCTTTTTGCAAAAGCTATCTACTATTTTTGCTTCCAAAAAATCAGGCATGAGTACTCAAGAGCAAGAATTGGTCTTACAGTCATTTAAAACGCTCAATGACAAAACTGATGGTGTGGTTGAAGAAAATACAACGCTAAAGACCCAATTGTCTGAATTAAAGACTGATTTTGAAGCGCTAAAAATCCAGCTGTCATCTGAACCTGCTACTAACTTGACGAATACTCCGCCGAATGCTGGCACAGGTGGTCAGCTCACAGCGTTTTAA
- a CDS encoding terminase large subunit domain-containing protein, whose product MSAKGGDGQPVVNRKAPLRLQSAWLQGLRAISYSTMTTDQIDIIDAAIADNRERARLLYAQGLSVTQISKELNEKRPTVASWKQRDAWVRASIFENVKSAMQARMLMLINMDKKGNAEYKEIDFFNQQLERTAKIERYNDGGNGATLNPKLSNRYKEDRKPAVRNLFTEEDIDALEEAFNLMLEPYPFQQRWVEILNGNKKHRAARIFMMLKSRQIGATYVIALWALINALRTKKNKIFLSASKAQAYQFIEYIKSFVFEILGRNIGGEPIVLSLEDNTQVSLYYMGTNALTAQGRHGDVIMDEFFWIRKFKEFRAVASGMASQSHFQQVYLSTPSSVLHEAYAFWTGKDGVNKKDIDTSHSALKGGRYCDDGKWRLIVTIKDAIRGGFDKLDIAQLLLEYTPERFANLFMCVFLDDSNSYFPLSVLQPNMVDSWQIWDDFTPLGSKKFAKPVWVGYDPSFTGDRPALAVVAPPEKEGQPYRILERMHLDHMPPHVQAQHIKKICERYDVEFLGIDTTGAGISVAEHVKKFYPNYTAIIYSVESKTRMALRVKELFTRRKLHFDAGSIDIAKAFIAIKQALTGSQRQMTFVSSRSKEVGHSDIAWAIMNALEKAPLASTDQINDGVHKSRIKVHR is encoded by the coding sequence TTGTCGGCTAAAGGGGGTGACGGGCAACCGGTTGTTAACCGTAAAGCGCCTTTACGGTTACAAAGCGCGTGGTTGCAAGGGTTGCGAGCTATAAGCTATAGCACTATGACTACTGACCAAATTGACATCATTGATGCTGCCATTGCTGACAATCGCGAACGCGCAAGATTGCTCTACGCGCAAGGCCTGAGCGTCACTCAAATCTCAAAAGAATTAAACGAAAAGCGCCCAACGGTTGCCAGTTGGAAACAGCGTGACGCATGGGTGCGTGCCAGTATTTTTGAGAATGTAAAATCAGCGATGCAAGCTCGGATGCTTATGCTGATTAACATGGATAAAAAAGGAAATGCTGAATATAAAGAAATTGACTTCTTTAACCAGCAATTAGAGCGGACAGCAAAAATCGAGCGTTATAACGACGGTGGTAACGGCGCGACACTGAATCCGAAACTCTCTAATAGATATAAAGAAGATCGTAAGCCTGCTGTCAGAAACTTGTTTACAGAAGAAGACATTGATGCGCTAGAAGAAGCCTTTAACTTGATGCTTGAGCCATATCCGTTCCAGCAACGTTGGGTCGAAATATTGAACGGCAACAAGAAGCATCGCGCTGCGCGTATATTTATGATGCTCAAGTCTCGTCAGATTGGTGCCACGTATGTCATCGCACTATGGGCGTTGATAAATGCATTAAGGACTAAAAAAAATAAGATTTTCTTGTCAGCAAGTAAGGCGCAGGCGTATCAATTTATCGAATACATTAAATCTTTTGTATTTGAAATATTAGGCAGGAATATTGGTGGGGAGCCAATCGTACTGTCGTTAGAAGACAATACGCAGGTCAGTCTGTATTACATGGGCACTAACGCATTGACGGCACAGGGTCGTCATGGCGATGTAATCATGGATGAGTTTTTCTGGATTCGTAAATTTAAAGAGTTCCGCGCTGTCGCATCAGGCATGGCGTCACAAAGTCACTTTCAACAAGTTTATTTATCTACGCCAAGCAGTGTCTTGCATGAAGCCTATGCGTTTTGGACAGGTAAAGATGGTGTCAATAAAAAAGATATTGATACATCACACAGCGCATTAAAGGGTGGTCGTTACTGTGACGACGGAAAGTGGCGGTTAATTGTCACTATCAAAGATGCAATTAGAGGTGGTTTTGACAAACTTGATATAGCACAGCTGCTACTGGAATACACACCCGAACGATTTGCAAACCTGTTTATGTGTGTCTTTTTAGATGACAGTAACAGCTACTTTCCGTTGTCAGTACTGCAGCCGAATATGGTTGATAGCTGGCAGATTTGGGACGACTTTACACCGCTGGGTAGTAAGAAGTTTGCCAAACCAGTTTGGGTAGGTTATGACCCAAGCTTTACCGGTGATAGACCGGCATTGGCAGTTGTTGCCCCACCCGAAAAAGAAGGTCAGCCGTATCGTATCTTAGAGCGTATGCACCTTGACCACATGCCACCACACGTCCAAGCCCAGCATATCAAAAAGATTTGCGAGCGTTACGATGTTGAGTTTTTAGGTATCGATACAACAGGGGCTGGTATCTCAGTCGCTGAACACGTTAAAAAATTCTATCCGAACTACACCGCCATTATCTATAGCGTTGAGAGTAAGACGCGCATGGCGCTCAGAGTAAAAGAGCTTTTTACCAGACGCAAATTACATTTTGATGCAGGCAGCATTGATATTGCCAAGGCATTTATTGCTATCAAGCAAGCATTAACTGGCAGTCAACGCCAAATGACGTTTGTTAGTAGCCGAAGTAAAGAAGTTGGTCACAGTGATATTGCATGGGCAATCATGAACGCGCTCGAAAAAGCACCACTTGCAAGTACAGACCAAATCAATGACGGCGTCCACAAATCACGAATAAAGGTACATAGATGA